In Gossypium hirsutum isolate 1008001.06 chromosome A10, Gossypium_hirsutum_v2.1, whole genome shotgun sequence, the DNA window cgaACGGTTCACCGAATTTTAATCATGACGGCATTGATAAGACCAATGGCTTTTCACTTTCACGTGAAGTAGTAGATATATGATTTGACTTGTTTGAAGAATAGCTACCATCTCTCCTGGTACTACTTTCTTGACCAATATCAACATTTTTAGCCTCACCAATTTGAGAGGGCTTTTCATTAGTCTTGGGAGAATTTGGTGGAGACTTGGCACTAACATCAAGAATTTGTGCTCCACCAATATCATTGGCTCCAACACCGTCGCCAGAACTTTTGGGTGCAGCATTACCATTACCATACAAGCTATCAATTACCATCCTGAATCCAAAGACCCTTGATGTGAACCGATATACTACTATTATGATCCAAAATATCCAAGGCATGCAATCCAGGGTAAAGCCAATAGTTGGAAGGAAAATCGAGGATTGAGAATTAGGAACGAGCAAGTAGGTCAAAAGGCAGCCACCTCCAACAACAATGGAAATTAACAAAAGGAAAGTGATGATCCATATGTATGTACGACCAGCCGTAGGATCTGGTTCAGACATTGGGGAAACGCAGGAAAAGATTCAAATAAAATGTGTTTCTTTGTCGTCATGGCCCATGTTGTTGATCGGAAATATCCATCAGAGATGGGGTTTTTTCCTAGAAGGTGGTTGTTGTTACAGGGGGGAAGCATTATGGTGGTATTTTCCCTAAGTTTAGAATTTAGACGTGTTTGAAATTTTGTTTACAAAAAATGTGGTAAAATTTGTGCCTAAACAAGACTATTAGGGGAAAGGAAAGAACAAAATAAGACGTGTTCCGTTTATGTTTGCCAAGCAAGGTGAGGGGTTAATTTTTTccattaattttcaaaacatttattAGTGCCTTTCATCTTTAAATTAAGAAAGTTAAA includes these proteins:
- the LOC107895511 gene encoding uncharacterized protein is translated as MSEPDPTAGRTYIWIITFLLLISIVVGGGCLLTYLLVPNSQSSIFLPTIGFTLDCMPWIFWIIIVVYRFTSRVFGFRMVIDSLYGNGNAAPKSSGDGVGANDIGGAQILDVSAKSPPNSPKTNEKPSQIGEAKNVDIGQESSTRRDGSYSSNKSNHISTTSRESEKPLVLSMPS